A window of Haliscomenobacter hydrossis DSM 1100 contains these coding sequences:
- the truB gene encoding tRNA pseudouridine(55) synthase TruB — MDPNAGERPLTSQFFTEGAVLLVDKPQGWTSFDVVNKIRGKIRSLFQLKNIKVGHAGTLDPMATGLLIVCTGKDTKRINEYQDRPKEYTGTITFGATTPSYDAETEIDASYPTEHITPELLENARQKFLGEIEQVPPMFSAIKVDGQPLYKMARKGESIKVEARKVHIYTMEFTRIELPEVDFRVECSKGTYIRSLAFDLGKAVKSGAYLSALRRTKIGEFEVDKAKSVSEWVEWME; from the coding sequence ATGGACCCGAATGCCGGAGAACGGCCTCTTACCAGTCAATTTTTTACCGAAGGTGCTGTACTACTCGTAGACAAACCGCAAGGCTGGACTTCTTTTGACGTCGTCAACAAAATTCGCGGAAAAATCCGGAGTCTCTTCCAACTCAAAAACATCAAAGTAGGCCACGCGGGCACCCTCGACCCTATGGCCACCGGCCTGCTCATTGTCTGCACCGGTAAAGACACCAAACGCATCAACGAATACCAGGATCGACCCAAGGAATACACCGGCACCATCACTTTTGGTGCCACCACTCCTTCCTACGACGCCGAAACGGAAATCGATGCCAGCTACCCCACCGAGCACATCACGCCGGAATTGCTGGAAAATGCCCGTCAGAAATTTCTCGGCGAAATTGAACAAGTTCCCCCCATGTTTTCGGCCATCAAGGTAGACGGGCAACCCCTCTACAAAATGGCCCGCAAAGGCGAAAGCATCAAGGTGGAGGCGCGCAAAGTGCACATCTACACCATGGAATTCACCCGCATTGAACTTCCGGAAGTGGATTTTCGGGTGGAGTGCAGCAAAGGGACGTACATCCGCTCACTGGCTTTTGACTTGGGCAAAGCAGTAAAAAGTGGTGCTTATCTGAGCGCACTGCGGCGGACGAAAATCGGGGAATTTGAGGTGGATAAAGCGAAAAGTGTGAGTGAGTGGGTGGAGTGGATGGAGTAG
- a CDS encoding alpha/beta hydrolase yields the protein MSFKRGINKFEFPRMGPWTRRMMLSSVLVVGILGVSNRKADGPAASAQPLSGPGGSNYAHAEVIMQDSAQKTDGYWLFEPANPRPDSAHVVVFMHGYAALNPMAYGGWIRHLVRKGNIVIFPRYQHDMWTTPTEHFAQNAAKGIRDALEDLQTGDHVRPIDGPLVMIGHSYGGAISAYLGVKYKKYGIPQPKGLLLCAPGTGPMNGAKLDDYRQMPTDTKLLIVNSNDDHVVKESFQRTIFNTAVNTTTRNFLKLNADDHGSPAIKAHHNACYSLDEAFDNGMRNPTIYRSYMVGVTNQVDYYGFWKWGDALLDCVRAGENCDFVFGGTEQQKSLGTWADGKKVKEMEVWVP from the coding sequence ATGAGTTTTAAACGAGGCATAAATAAGTTTGAATTTCCCCGCATGGGGCCCTGGACGCGGCGCATGATGCTCAGTAGCGTCTTGGTGGTTGGCATCCTGGGTGTTTCCAATCGCAAAGCCGATGGTCCCGCTGCCTCAGCTCAACCGCTCAGTGGTCCTGGCGGCTCAAACTATGCACACGCCGAGGTCATCATGCAGGATTCTGCCCAAAAAACGGATGGATACTGGTTGTTTGAACCCGCCAATCCACGTCCGGATTCTGCACATGTGGTGGTGTTTATGCACGGGTATGCCGCCCTTAACCCAATGGCTTACGGGGGCTGGATTCGGCACTTGGTGCGCAAAGGAAACATCGTCATTTTTCCCCGTTATCAGCACGACATGTGGACGACGCCTACGGAACATTTTGCCCAAAATGCGGCCAAGGGAATCCGGGATGCCTTGGAGGATTTACAAACCGGAGATCACGTGCGCCCTATTGATGGTCCCCTGGTGATGATTGGGCATTCTTACGGTGGGGCAATTTCGGCTTACCTGGGGGTGAAATACAAAAAATACGGCATCCCGCAGCCCAAGGGGTTGTTGCTTTGTGCACCGGGCACCGGGCCCATGAACGGGGCCAAACTGGACGATTACCGCCAAATGCCCACGGATACCAAACTGCTCATCGTCAACAGCAACGACGACCATGTGGTGAAGGAATCCTTTCAACGCACTATTTTTAATACGGCAGTCAATACAACCACACGCAATTTTTTGAAGCTCAATGCCGATGATCATGGCAGTCCCGCGATCAAAGCCCACCACAATGCCTGTTACAGTCTGGATGAAGCGTTTGACAATGGCATGCGCAACCCGACGATCTACCGCAGTTATATGGTAGGGGTGACCAATCAGGTAGACTATTATGGTTTTTGGAAATGGGGCGATGCCCTGCTCGATTGTGTGCGGGCTGGAGAAAACTGTGACTTTGTTTTTGGCGGAACGGAACAGCAGAAGTCGCTGGGAACCTGGGCGGATGGGAAAAAGGTGAAGGAGATGGAGGTGTGGGTACCCTGA
- a CDS encoding NAD(P)H-dependent glycerol-3-phosphate dehydrogenase: MPDFQQTVGVVGAGTFGTAIANLLSRRVDVLLYSRNPDTVERINRERQNFGINLSPRINAIGNVQELVEKCTLIFPVVPSDGFRSTMTRLGPHLRPYHILIHGTKGFDVQGITPAQMDEGLLEPQHVSTMSQVITQETVVRRVGCLSGPNLATEILEGQPTATVIGSVYEEVIELGKKVLSSDAFHVFGNNDILGAELAGALKNIIAIGSGILRGRGLGKNLQAMLITRGLMEMARFGQAMGSTNSAFFGTAGIGDLVATATSKNSRNFTFGFRLGKGEKMADIEATMPELAEGVRTLKITWHLANYYKLRLPITQMLYNIVFDGYNIDKAIKFLITYPYDVDVDF, from the coding sequence ATGCCAGATTTTCAACAGACCGTTGGTGTAGTCGGGGCCGGTACCTTTGGAACCGCCATTGCCAACTTGTTATCCCGCAGAGTCGACGTACTATTATACAGCCGAAACCCGGATACGGTTGAACGCATCAATCGGGAACGGCAAAATTTTGGCATCAACCTGTCTCCACGCATCAATGCCATCGGCAATGTACAAGAACTGGTAGAAAAATGCACCTTGATTTTCCCAGTAGTCCCTTCGGATGGTTTTCGCAGCACCATGACCCGTTTGGGGCCACACCTGCGTCCGTACCATATCCTCATCCACGGCACCAAGGGTTTTGACGTACAAGGCATCACGCCCGCACAAATGGACGAGGGACTTCTGGAGCCCCAGCACGTCAGCACCATGAGCCAGGTGATCACCCAGGAAACGGTGGTGCGCCGCGTCGGTTGCCTCTCCGGGCCCAACCTCGCTACCGAAATTCTGGAAGGTCAGCCCACGGCTACGGTAATTGGCAGCGTGTATGAGGAAGTGATCGAATTGGGCAAAAAAGTGCTCTCTTCGGATGCTTTCCACGTTTTTGGCAACAACGATATTCTGGGGGCAGAACTTGCCGGAGCCTTAAAAAACATCATCGCCATTGGTTCTGGCATCTTGCGTGGACGCGGCCTGGGCAAAAACCTGCAAGCCATGCTCATCACCCGTGGTTTGATGGAAATGGCGCGTTTTGGCCAAGCCATGGGCAGCACCAACTCGGCTTTTTTTGGCACAGCGGGCATTGGCGACCTGGTTGCTACGGCGACCAGCAAAAACAGCCGCAACTTCACTTTTGGTTTTCGCCTGGGAAAAGGGGAAAAGATGGCGGACATTGAAGCCACCATGCCCGAATTGGCCGAAGGTGTTCGTACCCTGAAAATTACCTGGCATTTGGCAAATTATTATAAATTGCGCCTGCCCATTACCCAGATGTTGTACAACATCGTCTTTGACGGCTATAACATCGACAAAGCAATAAAATTTTTGATCACCTATCCATACGATGTTGACGTGGATTTTTAA